From a single Xiphophorus maculatus strain JP 163 A chromosome 5, X_maculatus-5.0-male, whole genome shotgun sequence genomic region:
- the LOC102234937 gene encoding E3 ubiquitin-protein ligase pellino homolog 1, translating to MIPQKAAQMFSLGQENISPSPASTKGPVRYGELIVLGCNGSLPSGERGRRKSRFALCRRNKSNGVKPSTVHTSCTPQAAKAISNKEQHSISYTLSRAHTVVVEYTHDSNTDMFQIGRSTENPIDFVVTDTVPGGQSLTDAPTIQSTISRFACRIICQRNPPFSARIYAAGFDSSKNIFLGEKAAKWRMHDGHMDGLTTNGVLVMHPRQGFAQDSRPGVWREISVCGNVFTLRETRSAQQRGKMVDSECNQLVDGSLIDLCGATLLWRTAEGLARTPTVKHLEALRQEFNAGRPQCPVGFNTLAFPSMRRKDVLDEKQPWAYLRCGHVHGYHCWGGRRAPEVEAECQERECPMCRAQGPYVPLWLGCEPAFYVDAEGPTHAFVPCGHVCSEKTTAYWSQISLPHGTHAFHAACPFCIHPLRGDTGFVRLIFQSPLD from the exons ATGATCCCTCAAAAGGCTGCACAGATGTTTTCACTGGGTCAGGAAAACATCTCGCCCTCCCCGGCTTCCACCAAAGGACCAGTCAGATATGGAGAGCTCATCGTCCTGGG GTGTAATGGCTCTCTGCCGTCTGGTGAAAGAGGGAGGAGGAAAAGCCGCTTTGCTCTGTGTCGCAGAAACAAGTCGAATGGCGTGAAACCCAGCACCGTGCACACATCCTGCACTCCTCAGGCTGCCAAG gcTATCAGCAACAAGGAGCAGCACAGTATATCATACACACTGTCTCGGGCGCATACTGTAGTGGTGGAGTACACGCATGACAGCAACACAGACATGTTTCAG ATCGGCCGTTCCACAGAGAATCCCATCGACTTCGTGGTCACAGACACTGTACCGGGCGGGCAGAGCCTCACTGACGCTCCGACAATTCAGAGCACAATCTCCCGCTTCGCCTGCCGCATCATCTGCCAGAGGAACCCGCCTTTCTCTGCTCGGATCTACGCTGCAGGGTTCGACTCCTCCAAAAACATCTTCCTCGGG GAGAAGGCAGCCAAGTGGAGAATGCATGACGGTCATATGGACGGGCTGACCACAAACGGAGTTCTGGTCATGCATCCCCGGCAGGGTTTCGCCCAGGACTCCAGACCGGGTGTGTGGAGGGAAATCTCTGTTTGCGGAAATGTCTTCACACTGCGAGAGACCAGATCTGCTCAGCAGAGAGGCAAGATG GTGGATTCTGAGTGCAACCAGCTGGTTGATGGCTCTCTGATTGACCTCTGCGGCGCCACCCTCCTGTGGCGTACAGCAGAGGGCCTCGCTCGCACTCCCACGGTCAAACACCTGGAGGCGCTGCGGCAGGAGTTCAACGCCGGCCGGCCCCAGTGCCCCGTCGGCTTCAACACCCTGGCCTTCCCCAGCATGCGACGCAAGGACGTGTTGGATGAGAAGCAGCCGTGGGCGTACTTGCGCTGCGGACATGTCCACGGCTACCACTGCTGGGGAGGCCGGCGGGCGCCCGAGGTGGAGGCGGAGTGCCAGGAGAGGGAGTGTCCCATGTGCCGAGCGCAGGGGCCCTACGTGCCGCTGTGGCTGGGCTGCGAACCGGCCTTCTACGTAGACGCCGAGGGCCCCACTCACGCCTTCGTCCCCTGCGGCCACGTCTGTTCGGAGAAGACGACAGCGTACTGGAGTCAGATCTCGCTGCCACACGGCACCCACGCGTTCCACGCCGCCTGCCCGTTCTGCATCCACCCTCTCAGGGGAGACACTGGTTTTGTCAGACTCATATTCCAAAGTCCTCTGGACTAG